A window of Pseudodesulfovibrio hydrargyri contains these coding sequences:
- a CDS encoding UxaA family hydrolase: MNPIIHVNEKDNVVTCLRPLSKGESVEIEGRTITANADIPVFHKMAIEPIEPGGVCYKYGEVIGDATEAIGIGDHVHLHNIESTRGRGDKQL, encoded by the coding sequence ATGAACCCGATCATACATGTCAACGAAAAGGACAATGTCGTCACCTGTCTGCGCCCGCTTTCCAAGGGGGAAAGCGTGGAGATCGAAGGCCGGACGATCACCGCCAACGCGGACATCCCGGTCTTCCACAAAATGGCCATCGAACCCATCGAGCCGGGCGGCGTCTGCTACAAGTACGGCGAAGTCATCGGCGACGCCACCGAGGCCATCGGAATAGGGGACCACGTCCACCTGCACAACATCGAAAGCACCCGCGGACGCGGCGACAAGCAACTCTAA
- a CDS encoding ABC transporter ATP-binding protein — translation MTTETATTPGSLPPKRESAFVLEAKGVTKTYTRGGFFKRTEEVPVLHGVDLAIRAGECVGLIGRSGSGKSTLGRILLGLEAPCGGDAYILGRRTTDEKGRVRPDREQRRAVQVVFQDAVGSVNPRLTAGDIIAEPLRNFERLSGDALSERVAELLVHVGLCPEDAAKHPACFSGGQLQRISIARALAPRPRCIILDEALSSLDMLVQARILDLLDRLRREDGVAYLFVTHDLRLVKLFCDRSVTMERGRLEPFAIEDLARREAIRALPGDLRELASAMLPAMPI, via the coding sequence ATGACGACAGAGACCGCCACAACGCCCGGAAGCCTCCCGCCGAAGCGCGAATCCGCCTTTGTCCTGGAGGCCAAGGGCGTCACCAAGACCTATACCCGGGGCGGTTTTTTCAAGCGGACGGAAGAGGTCCCGGTGCTCCATGGCGTGGACCTGGCCATCCGGGCCGGGGAATGCGTGGGTCTCATCGGTAGGAGCGGCTCGGGCAAAAGCACGCTGGGCCGCATCCTGCTCGGCCTGGAAGCGCCCTGCGGCGGCGACGCGTACATCCTCGGGCGCAGGACCACGGACGAAAAGGGCCGCGTCCGCCCGGACCGGGAGCAGCGCCGGGCCGTCCAGGTGGTCTTCCAGGACGCCGTGGGATCGGTGAATCCGAGACTGACCGCCGGGGACATCATCGCCGAACCGCTGCGCAACTTCGAGCGGCTCTCGGGCGACGCCCTGAGCGAGCGCGTGGCCGAGCTGCTGGTCCACGTGGGCCTGTGCCCCGAGGACGCGGCCAAGCATCCGGCATGCTTCAGCGGCGGCCAGCTCCAACGCATTTCCATTGCCCGCGCCCTGGCCCCCCGCCCGCGCTGCATCATCCTGGACGAGGCCCTGTCCAGCCTGGACATGCTCGTCCAGGCCAGGATCCTGGACCTCCTGGACCGCCTGCGCCGCGAGGACGGCGTGGCTTACCTGTTCGTCACCCACGACCTGCGCCTGGTCAAACTCTTCTGCGACCGCTCCGTGACCATGGAGCGGGGCCGCCTCGAGCCCTTCGCCATAGAGGACCTGGCCCGGCGCGAGGCCATCCGGGCCCTGCCGGGCGACCTCAGGGAACTGGCCTCGGCCATGCTCCCGGCAATGCCGATCTAG
- a CDS encoding bifunctional helix-turn-helix transcriptional regulator/GNAT family N-acetyltransferase yields the protein MYVSRIRGELRYLVRELGLLDKNCLDSGLTLGQAHILTYLARNGDSPFSELCERLRVDKASLSRSVEALRTRGFLRKVKGAADGRQRVVSILPDGARALEDANSAVNREMGEILNGLGGEEVAAVWRGLRLFRRAAAKRNLAAGAEDFAIERLDPAYLDEALVLVEEVFAGEQGIPAELARPGGDDVHWWCVRLGEYIIGAAAFWREGKEWHWGRFAIDGQYRGLGLGRELARRSLADFFGIAEAVVIEARDSATHILKGFGAKTTGPTGSFYGTPLTPLILHKADFAGN from the coding sequence ATGTACGTTTCAAGAATACGCGGCGAGCTTCGCTATCTGGTCCGGGAACTGGGCCTTCTGGACAAGAACTGCCTTGACTCGGGGCTGACGCTGGGACAGGCGCATATCCTGACCTACCTGGCCCGCAACGGCGACTCCCCCTTTTCGGAGCTGTGCGAACGGCTGCGCGTGGACAAGGCCTCGTTGAGCCGCTCGGTGGAGGCGTTGCGGACCCGGGGTTTTCTACGGAAGGTCAAGGGCGCGGCGGACGGGCGGCAGCGGGTGGTCTCCATCCTGCCCGACGGCGCGCGGGCCCTGGAGGACGCCAACAGCGCCGTCAACAGGGAGATGGGCGAAATCCTGAATGGTCTCGGCGGCGAGGAGGTCGCGGCCGTCTGGCGCGGGCTGCGGCTCTTCCGGCGCGCGGCGGCCAAACGGAACCTGGCCGCGGGAGCGGAGGACTTCGCGATCGAACGGCTGGACCCGGCCTATTTGGACGAGGCCCTGGTCCTCGTGGAGGAGGTGTTCGCCGGAGAGCAGGGCATCCCCGCCGAACTCGCCCGGCCGGGCGGGGACGACGTCCACTGGTGGTGCGTTCGGTTGGGCGAATACATCATCGGCGCGGCCGCCTTCTGGCGGGAGGGCAAGGAATGGCATTGGGGCCGGTTCGCCATTGACGGCCAGTATCGGGGGCTTGGGCTGGGCCGGGAACTGGCGCGGCGATCCCTGGCGGATTTTTTCGGCATCGCCGAGGCCGTCGTCATCGAGGCCCGGGACAGTGCGACGCATATTCTCAAGGGCTTTGGGGCCAAGACCACGGGGCCGACCGGCAGCTTCTATGGAACGCCCCTGACTCCCCTGATTCTACACAAGGCGGATTTCGCGGGGAATTAG
- the nikC gene encoding nickel ABC transporter permease subunit NikC codes for MTNRFLRRGALILAGLMVLLLILSAALAPAICPYDPDEVTLELKFAPPSPAHLLGCDHLGRDVASRLIYGARTSLSCVAAIAVLILVLGFAVGATAGYMGGTVDSLLMRVCDVFLTFPTFILAMFMIGILGTGIGNVILAISLTHWAWYARIIRSFVLSLKNREYVLAARVAGTGRFMTVLRHVLPPVFAQLAILATLDIGHMMMHVSGLSFLGLGITPPTSEWGVMIADGRQFVWTHPELIMYPGLAIFLTVMAFNILGDGLRDAMDPNTREPASPESAPAGADQAVAVMEGL; via the coding sequence ATGACCAACCGATTCCTGCGCCGGGGCGCACTGATTCTGGCCGGGCTCATGGTCCTGCTGCTGATCCTGTCCGCCGCATTGGCCCCGGCGATCTGCCCCTACGACCCGGACGAGGTCACCCTGGAACTCAAATTCGCTCCGCCGAGCCCGGCCCACCTCCTGGGCTGCGATCACCTGGGCCGGGACGTGGCCTCGCGCCTGATCTACGGCGCGCGCACCTCGCTCAGCTGCGTGGCCGCCATCGCCGTCCTCATCCTGGTGCTGGGATTCGCCGTCGGCGCCACCGCTGGCTACATGGGCGGCACGGTGGACTCGCTCCTGATGCGCGTCTGCGACGTGTTCCTGACCTTCCCCACCTTCATCCTGGCCATGTTCATGATCGGCATACTGGGGACCGGGATCGGCAACGTCATCCTGGCCATATCCCTGACCCACTGGGCGTGGTACGCCCGCATCATCCGCAGCTTCGTCCTGTCGCTCAAGAACCGGGAATACGTCCTGGCCGCGCGGGTGGCGGGCACGGGACGGTTCATGACCGTGCTGCGCCACGTGCTGCCCCCGGTCTTCGCCCAGCTGGCCATCCTGGCCACCCTGGACATCGGCCACATGATGATGCACGTCTCCGGCCTCTCCTTCCTCGGCCTGGGCATCACCCCGCCCACCTCGGAATGGGGGGTCATGATCGCGGACGGCCGCCAGTTCGTCTGGACCCATCCCGAACTGATCATGTACCCGGGCCTGGCCATCTTCCTGACGGTCATGGCCTTCAACATCCTCGGCGACGGGCTGCGCGACGCCATGGACCCCAACACCCGGGAGCCGGCCTCCCCGGAGAGCGCGCCGGCCGGGGCGGATCAGGCGGTCGCCGTCATGGAGGGGTTGTAA
- a CDS encoding ABC transporter ATP-binding protein codes for MSCLNKTNPDAYLSARGLCIAAGAKLLVRGVDFDAHKGRVTGLVGESGSGKSLTCQAVMGLLPAGLASAGKIALGGADMPLKGPSSRIRKARSGRAAMILQNPMSCFDPVFTIKTHFRETLAAHGVAGKDNTPDRWLSGLAEVGFPNPDVLGLYPFQMSGGMLQRVMIALALAVEVDFLIADEATTDLDAVSQARVLDLVETLVRQRGIGVLLVTHDLSVIARLASDMLVMHDGVIVERGPVKTIFQAPRHEYTADLLAAHCRLYGLTPPERQPVETTTQPDVSPRSLQ; via the coding sequence ATGTCCTGCCTCAACAAGACCAATCCCGACGCCTACCTGTCCGCGCGCGGCCTGTGCATCGCGGCCGGGGCCAAACTCCTGGTCCGGGGCGTGGACTTCGACGCGCACAAGGGCCGGGTGACCGGCCTGGTGGGCGAGAGCGGCAGCGGCAAATCCCTGACCTGCCAGGCGGTCATGGGTCTGCTTCCCGCCGGGCTGGCCTCGGCCGGGAAGATCGCCCTGGGCGGGGCGGACATGCCCCTCAAGGGGCCTTCCTCGCGCATCCGCAAGGCCCGTTCGGGCCGGGCCGCCATGATCCTGCAAAACCCCATGAGCTGCTTCGACCCGGTCTTCACCATCAAGACCCATTTTCGCGAGACCCTGGCCGCCCACGGCGTGGCCGGGAAGGACAACACCCCGGACCGCTGGCTGTCCGGCCTGGCGGAAGTGGGCTTCCCGAACCCCGATGTCCTGGGGCTCTACCCCTTCCAGATGAGCGGCGGCATGCTGCAACGGGTCATGATCGCCCTGGCCCTGGCCGTGGAGGTGGACTTTCTCATCGCGGACGAGGCCACCACGGACCTGGACGCCGTTTCCCAGGCGCGGGTCCTGGACCTGGTGGAGACGCTCGTGCGCCAGCGGGGCATCGGCGTGCTCCTGGTGACGCACGACCTCTCGGTCATCGCCCGGCTGGCCTCGGACATGCTGGTCATGCACGACGGCGTCATCGTGGAACGCGGCCCGGTCAAAACCATTTTCCAGGCCCCGAGGCACGAATACACCGCCGACCTGCTGGCCGCCCATTGCCGCCTCTACGGGCTGACGCCGCCCGAGCGGCAGCCAGTCGAGACAACCACGCAACCGGACGTTTCCCCAAGGAGCCTGCAATGA
- a CDS encoding 2-keto-3-deoxygluconate permease — MRILQGVQKIPGGLMIIPLLLGVLVNTFFPEVLNIGSFTTFLWKGGAMPILAFFMFCTGAQISVKQAGEPLVKGLALTVVKVLIGALLGVLVNTFFGPAGVLGVVPMAVVAGMTNSNSGLFAALAGEFGDSTDVGAISLLSTNDGPFFTMLAFGLTGLADIPLMALVGTILPIVVGCVLGNLDSELRDWLKPAVSISIPFFAFPLGSALNLRQFVEAGAPGIILGIACTVITGFAGYFAMKLVRSKNPQVGAAIGTTAGNSAATPAALVMADQTLRGAAAVATAQVAASIMVTAILCPILVTWLDKREKRKTAALARETA, encoded by the coding sequence ATGAGAATTTTGCAAGGCGTCCAGAAAATACCCGGCGGGCTGATGATTATTCCGCTGCTGCTCGGGGTCCTCGTCAACACCTTTTTCCCTGAAGTGCTGAACATCGGCAGCTTCACCACCTTCTTGTGGAAAGGCGGGGCCATGCCCATCCTCGCCTTCTTCATGTTCTGTACCGGGGCGCAGATCAGCGTGAAACAGGCCGGGGAGCCGCTGGTCAAGGGGCTGGCCCTGACCGTGGTCAAGGTCCTGATAGGCGCCCTCCTGGGCGTGCTGGTCAACACGTTCTTCGGCCCGGCCGGAGTGCTCGGCGTCGTGCCCATGGCCGTGGTGGCGGGCATGACCAACTCGAACAGCGGGCTGTTCGCCGCCCTGGCCGGGGAATTCGGCGACTCCACGGACGTGGGGGCCATCTCCCTGCTCTCCACCAACGACGGCCCCTTCTTCACCATGCTGGCCTTCGGCCTGACCGGGCTGGCCGACATCCCGCTCATGGCCCTGGTCGGCACCATCCTGCCGATCGTCGTCGGCTGCGTGCTCGGCAACCTGGACAGCGAACTGCGTGATTGGCTCAAGCCCGCGGTGTCCATTTCCATCCCGTTCTTCGCCTTTCCCCTGGGCAGCGCGCTGAACCTGCGGCAGTTCGTGGAGGCCGGCGCACCGGGCATCATCCTCGGCATCGCCTGCACCGTCATCACCGGTTTCGCCGGGTACTTCGCCATGAAGCTCGTCCGTTCCAAGAACCCGCAGGTCGGTGCCGCCATCGGCACCACGGCGGGCAATTCCGCCGCCACCCCGGCGGCCCTGGTCATGGCCGACCAGACTCTCAGGGGCGCGGCCGCCGTCGCCACCGCCCAGGTGGCGGCGTCGATCATGGTCACGGCCATTCTCTGCCCCATCCTCGTCACCTGGCTGGACAAGCGCGAGAAGCGCAAGACCGCGGCCCTCGCCAGGGAAACGGCCTAG
- the ilvD gene encoding dihydroxy-acid dehydratase, whose amino-acid sequence MSKQRCERVRDLWSQVDALMMGMNWTREDVEKPQILVDDVQGDSHPGSYHLDVLSEEASIGIYEAGGRPAKFHVTDICDGWAQGHEGMNFILCSRGIIADMVEIHASVIPWDGMILLSGCDKSTPAHLMAAARMDIPTIHIPGGAMRSGPGNSTSGLAGPLSARKKKGHVDLAEMRDYKLTGCPSCGACQFMGTASTMQCLSEALGMALPGTALMPATMTEIRRMARAAGKQIMYLADKGITARKIMTKANFVNAMKVHAAIGGSTNAYIHMPAIAHEIGLEIDPREFDAIGQEIKYITNIQPSGKYTAELFWFAGGIPMVQHMLRDQLDLDVMTVTGRSLGDSLAMLEEDGFFNRCLGHLKSYSIPQHDVIRTPEQSDKCGSIAVLDGNLAPKGAVVKYAAVKPDMHQHVGPAAVFDSEDEAQTAIIGGRIRPGSVVVIRYEGPKGSGMPEMFMTTDAIVYDETLNGTVAIVTDGRFSGATSGPCIGHVSPEAVDGGPIALVEDDDLIEINIPERALQVVGVKGEKKTPEEMEAILAERRKNWTLPERPQKRGVLKRYSDSAVSAMEGAYMR is encoded by the coding sequence ATGTCAAAACAACGATGCGAACGCGTACGGGATCTCTGGTCGCAGGTCGACGCCCTGATGATGGGCATGAACTGGACGCGGGAAGACGTTGAAAAGCCGCAGATCCTTGTCGATGACGTCCAGGGGGACAGCCATCCCGGCAGCTACCACCTCGACGTCCTGAGCGAAGAGGCCTCCATCGGCATCTACGAGGCCGGCGGACGTCCGGCCAAGTTCCACGTCACGGACATCTGCGACGGCTGGGCGCAGGGGCATGAGGGCATGAACTTCATCCTCTGCTCGCGTGGCATCATCGCCGATATGGTGGAGATCCACGCCTCGGTCATTCCGTGGGACGGCATGATCCTGCTGTCCGGATGCGACAAGTCCACGCCCGCCCATCTCATGGCCGCGGCGCGGATGGACATCCCGACCATCCACATCCCGGGCGGCGCCATGCGCTCCGGCCCGGGCAACTCGACCTCCGGCCTGGCCGGCCCCTTGTCCGCGCGCAAGAAAAAGGGGCACGTCGACCTCGCGGAGATGCGCGACTACAAGCTCACGGGCTGCCCCTCCTGCGGCGCCTGCCAGTTCATGGGTACGGCCAGCACCATGCAGTGCCTGTCCGAGGCCCTGGGCATGGCCCTGCCCGGAACCGCGCTCATGCCCGCGACCATGACGGAAATCCGCCGCATGGCCCGGGCCGCCGGCAAGCAGATCATGTATCTGGCCGACAAGGGCATCACCGCCCGCAAGATCATGACCAAGGCGAACTTCGTCAACGCCATGAAGGTTCACGCGGCCATCGGCGGCAGCACCAACGCCTATATCCACATGCCCGCCATCGCCCATGAGATCGGTCTTGAGATCGACCCCAGGGAGTTCGACGCCATCGGGCAGGAGATCAAATACATCACCAACATCCAGCCCAGCGGCAAATACACCGCCGAGCTGTTCTGGTTCGCGGGCGGCATTCCCATGGTCCAGCACATGCTCCGCGACCAGCTCGACCTGGACGTCATGACCGTCACGGGCCGTTCCCTGGGCGACTCGCTGGCCATGCTCGAGGAAGACGGCTTCTTCAACCGCTGCCTCGGCCATCTGAAGAGCTACAGCATCCCGCAGCACGACGTCATCCGCACCCCCGAGCAGTCGGACAAGTGCGGCTCCATCGCCGTGCTGGACGGCAACCTGGCTCCCAAGGGCGCGGTCGTGAAATACGCGGCCGTGAAGCCGGACATGCACCAGCATGTCGGCCCGGCCGCTGTCTTCGACAGCGAGGACGAGGCCCAGACCGCCATAATCGGAGGCAGAATCCGCCCCGGTTCCGTCGTGGTCATCCGGTATGAGGGCCCCAAGGGCAGCGGAATGCCGGAGATGTTCATGACCACCGACGCCATCGTCTATGACGAGACCCTGAACGGCACGGTCGCCATCGTGACGGACGGCCGGTTCTCGGGAGCCACCAGCGGCCCGTGCATCGGGCACGTCTCTCCCGAGGCGGTCGACGGCGGCCCCATCGCCCTGGTGGAGGACGACGACCTGATCGAGATTAACATCCCGGAACGGGCGCTGCAGGTGGTCGGCGTGAAGGGCGAGAAAAAGACTCCCGAAGAGATGGAGGCGATCCTCGCCGAACGCCGGAAGAACTGGACCCTGCCCGAGCGCCCGCAGAAACGCGGCGTGCTCAAGCGCTATTCCGACAGCGCCGTCTCCGCAATGGAAGGGGCGTACATGCGCTAG
- a CDS encoding sigma 54-interacting transcriptional regulator — translation MKKIAVIAPLRDIYDTALEIVEEQGFTNVEVILGSMHEGLDKARQCVLSGAAVLVSRGGTYRMIREELDVPVVEIKVSAYDIIESLSPMARNYEAVGVVGYNNVVEGFDVLKKLLPMKIVKVELQQESDIPQAIEKYKDMGIGTFIGDANVKLVSEGLGRPCVEITSQKDSVLTAVREARRVFRAAMTEQRRAQRIISVTDFVHDGIVAINGDGRVSIFNRAAERIFGIDKMEALGRPIGEVVKTCRLPDLLNHTETQVGHVLDVGRNKIAINRAPVIVDGRISGAVATFQDVTEMQDVEQKIRRTLAERGFSAKHTFRDIVHDGGSMQACIDDALHYAQYDTPVLVCGESGTGKELLCQGVHNASARAGGPFVAINCAAIPASLMESELFGYAKGSFTGADSKGRAGIFEMAHRGTVFLDEIGEIPLELQGRLLRVLQEKQVMRLGGDKLTPVDVRMVYATNQPLEQLVARERFRRDLYFRINVLPLRIPSLRERGPGDILKLAGHFLRLYAERYRRPAMPITPAVRDALLSRDFPGNVRELKGLVERAVILGSFEKVLSADPAPAPAPSTVHALAQCLGESNGAQTLPDLRSLENDYIREVLRRTGGSVKEAGKILKISRSTLWRRLRELGAGQNETGVAK, via the coding sequence ATGAAGAAGATAGCAGTCATCGCGCCGTTGCGGGATATTTACGACACCGCGCTCGAGATCGTGGAGGAACAGGGCTTCACCAACGTGGAGGTGATTCTCGGGAGCATGCACGAAGGGTTGGACAAGGCCCGGCAGTGCGTCCTTTCCGGCGCGGCGGTGCTGGTCTCCCGGGGAGGCACCTATCGGATGATCCGGGAGGAGTTGGACGTTCCGGTCGTGGAGATCAAGGTCAGCGCGTACGACATCATCGAGAGCCTCTCGCCCATGGCGCGGAACTACGAGGCCGTGGGCGTGGTGGGCTACAACAACGTGGTGGAAGGGTTCGATGTCCTGAAGAAGCTGCTGCCCATGAAGATAGTGAAGGTGGAACTCCAGCAGGAGTCGGACATTCCCCAGGCCATCGAAAAATACAAGGACATGGGCATCGGCACCTTTATCGGCGACGCCAACGTCAAGCTCGTGTCCGAGGGGCTCGGCCGTCCGTGCGTCGAAATCACCTCGCAGAAGGATTCGGTCCTGACCGCCGTCCGCGAGGCCAGGCGGGTGTTCCGGGCGGCCATGACCGAGCAGCGCCGGGCCCAGCGCATCATCTCGGTGACGGACTTCGTCCACGACGGCATCGTCGCCATCAACGGCGACGGCAGGGTATCCATCTTCAACCGTGCCGCGGAAAGGATCTTCGGGATCGACAAGATGGAGGCCCTGGGCCGTCCCATCGGCGAGGTGGTCAAGACCTGTAGGCTGCCCGACCTCCTGAACCACACCGAGACCCAGGTCGGCCACGTGCTGGACGTGGGCCGGAACAAGATCGCCATCAACCGCGCCCCGGTCATCGTGGACGGCAGGATCTCCGGCGCGGTGGCCACGTTCCAGGACGTCACCGAGATGCAGGACGTGGAGCAGAAGATCCGCCGCACGCTCGCCGAGCGCGGGTTCTCGGCCAAGCATACGTTCCGGGACATCGTCCACGACGGCGGCAGCATGCAGGCCTGTATCGACGACGCCCTGCACTACGCCCAGTACGATACCCCGGTGCTGGTCTGCGGGGAGTCCGGCACCGGCAAGGAGCTGCTCTGCCAGGGGGTGCACAACGCCAGCGCCCGGGCCGGGGGGCCCTTCGTGGCCATCAACTGCGCCGCCATCCCCGCCTCCCTCATGGAATCGGAACTGTTCGGCTACGCCAAGGGCTCCTTTACCGGGGCCGACAGCAAGGGCAGGGCGGGCATCTTCGAAATGGCCCACCGGGGCACGGTCTTCCTGGACGAGATCGGGGAAATTCCCCTCGAACTGCAAGGGCGCCTGCTGCGCGTCCTGCAGGAAAAGCAGGTCATGCGCCTGGGCGGCGACAAGCTGACCCCGGTGGACGTGCGCATGGTCTACGCCACGAACCAGCCGCTGGAGCAATTGGTGGCCAGGGAACGGTTCCGGCGCGACCTCTATTTCCGCATCAACGTCCTGCCCCTGCGCATTCCGTCCCTGCGCGAACGGGGGCCGGGCGATATTCTGAAGCTGGCCGGGCACTTCCTTCGGCTCTACGCCGAGCGGTACCGGCGGCCCGCCATGCCCATCACCCCCGCAGTGCGGGACGCGCTGCTCTCTCGGGATTTTCCGGGCAATGTCCGGGAACTCAAGGGGCTGGTGGAGCGGGCCGTCATTTTGGGCTCCTTTGAAAAGGTCCTGTCGGCCGACCCGGCCCCCGCGCCCGCCCCCTCCACCGTTCACGCTCTGGCGCAATGCCTGGGCGAATCCAACGGGGCCCAAACGCTTCCCGACCTGCGCAGCCTGGAGAACGATTACATCCGCGAGGTGTTGCGGCGGACGGGTGGCAGTGTGAAGGAGGCCGGTAAGATTCTGAAGATCAGCCGTTCCACCCTCTGGAGAAGACTGCGTGAACTGGGGGCGGGTCAAAATGAAACGGGAGTCGCAAAATAA
- a CDS encoding AEC family transporter, which yields MERFLVIGMFVGVGWLLRRLPVFPRQTAQVLNLFALYAALPAVILLKAPQIQFSQEMLLPAVMPWAMLIFSAALVLWAGRVFSWSREVVGVLLLVVPMGNTSFMGVPMVLAFFGEMGIPALIVYDQIGTALIFAVYGSVVLAVYGSDVRIRPAEIARRAILFPPTLALIFGLCFRSWSYPEPLPGFLKTLSSMLTPLTMTAIGFQLTVRLSPATLRPLGFGLAVKLVAAPLAALAACRLLGFDALSANVSIFQAGMPPMVVAGTMAMAAGLAPELAAATVSSGMILSFLSLPLLFWLI from the coding sequence GTGGAAAGATTCTTGGTAATCGGCATGTTCGTCGGCGTCGGATGGCTCCTCAGGCGTCTTCCGGTCTTCCCCCGCCAGACCGCCCAGGTGCTCAACCTCTTCGCGCTGTATGCGGCGCTTCCGGCCGTCATCCTCCTCAAGGCCCCCCAGATTCAATTCTCGCAGGAGATGCTGCTCCCTGCGGTCATGCCCTGGGCCATGCTGATTTTTTCCGCTGCGCTGGTCCTGTGGGCGGGGCGGGTGTTTTCCTGGTCAAGGGAGGTCGTGGGCGTCCTGCTGCTGGTCGTGCCCATGGGGAACACGTCCTTCATGGGCGTGCCGATGGTGCTGGCCTTTTTCGGCGAAATGGGCATCCCTGCGCTGATCGTCTATGACCAGATCGGGACCGCGCTGATCTTCGCCGTGTACGGTTCCGTGGTCCTGGCCGTCTACGGCAGCGACGTGCGGATTCGGCCCGCCGAAATCGCGCGCAGGGCCATTCTGTTTCCGCCCACCCTGGCGCTCATCTTCGGTCTGTGCTTCCGCTCCTGGTCCTATCCGGAACCGCTGCCCGGCTTCCTGAAGACGCTCTCGAGCATGCTGACGCCGCTGACCATGACGGCGATAGGGTTCCAGCTCACGGTCCGCCTCAGCCCGGCCACGCTGCGGCCGCTGGGATTCGGACTGGCCGTCAAGCTGGTTGCGGCCCCCTTGGCCGCCCTTGCCGCCTGTCGGCTGCTCGGTTTCGACGCCCTGTCCGCGAACGTCTCCATCTTCCAGGCCGGAATGCCGCCCATGGTCGTGGCGGGCACCATGGCCATGGCCGCCGGGTTGGCCCCGGAGCTGGCCGCCGCCACCGTCAGTTCGGGAATGATTCTGTCCTTTCTGTCCCTGCCGCTGCTGTTCTGGCTCATCTGA
- a CDS encoding UxaA family hydrolase translates to MKIQAYRRANGRFGIRNHLLVMPTSVCATATAERIAALVPGAVSIPNQHGCCQIDSDLSLTQKTIVGFGKNANVGAVLVVGLGCDGIQASAAAAEVAETGKPVQHIVIQECGGTLKAIAKGAELAAPMARELSMQKREECDISELIMGLECGGSDPTSGLASNPTIGYASTKLVDNGGSSILSETTEVIGAEHLLAARFDDPVQREKFLSLVKAVEDRAISLGEDLRSGQPTPGNKVGGLSTIEEKSLGCMYKAGTSPFTGALDYAEGVPEAHGLYFMDTPGQDIDSITGMVAGGAQLVIFSTGRGTPTGSPIAPVIKITGNPETYEKMPDNIDINAGRIIAGGATVPQIGEELFDMMVEVCNGGMPKAESLGHHEFGIYKLTGTF, encoded by the coding sequence ATGAAGATTCAGGCATATCGCAGGGCCAACGGCCGTTTCGGCATCCGCAACCACCTTCTGGTCATGCCCACGTCCGTCTGCGCCACGGCCACGGCGGAACGCATCGCCGCCCTGGTCCCCGGCGCGGTTTCCATCCCCAACCAGCACGGCTGTTGCCAGATCGACTCGGACCTGTCCCTGACCCAGAAGACCATCGTCGGCTTCGGCAAAAACGCCAACGTGGGCGCGGTCCTCGTGGTCGGCCTCGGCTGCGACGGCATCCAGGCCTCCGCGGCGGCGGCCGAGGTGGCGGAAACCGGCAAGCCGGTCCAACACATCGTCATCCAGGAATGCGGCGGCACGCTCAAGGCCATTGCCAAGGGCGCCGAGCTGGCCGCGCCCATGGCCCGCGAACTGTCCATGCAGAAGCGCGAGGAATGTGACATCAGCGAACTGATCATGGGGCTTGAATGCGGCGGTTCCGATCCGACCAGCGGGCTGGCCTCCAATCCGACCATCGGGTACGCCTCCACCAAGCTCGTGGACAACGGCGGCAGCAGTATCCTGAGCGAGACCACCGAGGTCATCGGCGCGGAACACCTGCTCGCCGCCCGTTTCGACGACCCGGTCCAGCGGGAGAAGTTCCTGAGCCTGGTCAAGGCGGTCGAGGACCGCGCCATCTCCCTGGGCGAGGACCTGCGCAGCGGCCAGCCCACTCCGGGCAACAAGGTTGGCGGGCTGTCCACCATCGAGGAAAAGTCCCTCGGCTGCATGTACAAGGCGGGAACGAGCCCGTTCACCGGCGCGCTGGACTACGCCGAGGGCGTGCCCGAAGCGCATGGCCTCTACTTCATGGACACCCCGGGCCAGGACATCGATTCCATCACCGGCATGGTGGCCGGCGGGGCGCAGCTGGTGATCTTCTCCACCGGACGCGGCACCCCCACGGGCAGCCCCATCGCCCCGGTCATCAAGATCACGGGCAACCCGGAGACCTATGAAAAGATGCCCGACAACATCGACATCAACGCCGGCCGGATTATCGCCGGCGGCGCCACCGTGCCCCAGATCGGCGAAGAGCTGTTCGACATGATGGTCGAGGTCTGCAACGGCGGCATGCCCAAGGCCGAAAGCCTGGGCCACCACGAATTCGGCATCTACAAACTGACCGGCACGTTCTAG